In one window of Rhinopithecus roxellana isolate Shanxi Qingling chromosome 15, ASM756505v1, whole genome shotgun sequence DNA:
- the TRIM21 gene encoding E3 ubiquitin-protein ligase TRIM21 codes for MASAARLTMMWEEVTCPICLDPFVEPVSIECGHSFCQECISQVGKDGGSVCPVCRQHFLLRNLRPNRQLANMVDNLREISREAREGAQEEQCAVHGERLHLFCEKDGKALCWVCAQSRKHRHHAMVPLEEAAQEYQEKLQVALGELRRKQELAEKLEVEIAMKRADWKKTVETQKSRIHAEFVQQKNFLVEEEQRQLQELEKDEREQLRILGEKEAELAQQSQALQELISELERRRHGSALELLQEVIIVLERSESWNLKDLDIASPKLRSVCHVPGLKKMLRTCAVHITLDPDTANPWLILSEDRRQVRLGDTQQSIPGNEERFDSYPMVLGAQHFHSGKHYWEVDVTGKEAWDLGVCRDSVRRKGHFLLSSKSGFWTIWLWNKQKYEAGTYPQTPLHLQVPPCQIGIFLDYEAGMVSFYNITDHGSLIYSFSECAFTGPLRPFFSPGFNDGGRNTAPLTLCPLNIGSQGSTDY; via the exons ATGGCTTCAGCAGCACGCTTGACAATGATGTGGGAGGAGGTCACATGCCCTATCTGCCTGGACCCCTTCGTGGAGCCTGTGAGCATCGAGTGTGGCCACAGCTTCTGCCAGGAATGCATCTCTCAGGTTGGGAAAGATGGGGGCAGCGTCTGTCCTGTGTGCCGGCAGCACTTTCTGCTCAGGAATCTCCGCCCCAATCGACAACTAGCCAACATGGTGGACAACCTTAGAGAAATCAGCAGGGAAGCCAGAGAGGGTGCACAGGAGGAACAGTGTGCAGTGCATGGAGAGAGACTTCACTTGTTCTGTGAGAAAGATGGGAAGGCCCTTTGCTGGGTGTGTGCCCAATCTCGGAAACACCGTCACCACGCCATGGTCCCTCTTGAGGAGGCTGCACAGGAGTACCAG GAGAAGCTCCAGGTGGCATTAGGGGAACTGAGAAGAAAGCAGGAGTTGGCTGAGAAGTTGGAAGTGGAAATTGCAATGAAGAGAGCAGACTGGAAG AAAACGGTGGAGACACAGAAATCTAGGATTCACGCAGAGTTTGTGCAGCAAAAAAACTTCCTGGTTGAAGAAGAACAGAGGCAGCTGCAGGAGCTGGAGAAGGATGAGAGGGAGCAGCTGAGAATCCTAGGGGAGAAAGAGGCCGAACTGGCCCAGCAGAGCCAGGCCCTGCAGGAGCTCATCTCAGAGCTAGAGAGAAGGCGCCATGGCTCAGCACTGGAACTGCTGCAG GAGGTGATAATTGTCCTGGAAAG GAGTGAGTCCTGGAACCTGAAGGACCTGGATATTGCCTCTCCAAAACTCAGGAGTGTATGCCATGTGCCAGGGCTGAAGAAGATGCTGAGGACATGTGCAG TCCACATCACTCTGGATCCAGACACAGCCAATCCATGGCTCATACTTTCAGAAGATCGGAGACAAGTGAGGCTTGGAGACACCCAGCAGAGCATACCTGGAAATGAAGAGAGATTTGATAGTTATCCTATGGTCCTGGGTGCCCAGCACTTCCACTCTGGAAAACATTACTGGGAGGTAGATGTGACAGGAAAGGAGGCCTGGGACCTGGGTGTCTGCAGAGACTCTGTGCGCAGGAAGGGGCACTTTTTGCTTAGTTCCAAGAGTGGCTTCTGGACAATTTGGTTGtggaacaaacaaaaatatgaggCTGGCACCTACCCCCAGACTCCCCTCCACCTTCAGGTGCCTCCATGCCAAATTGGGATTTTCCTGGACTATGAGGCCGGCATGGTCTCCTTCTACAACATCACTGACCATGGCTCCCTCATCTACTCCTTCTCTGAATGTGCCTTTACAGGACCTCTGCGGCCCTTCTTCAGTCCTGGTTTCAATGACGGAGGAAGAAACACAGCCCCTCTAACCCTCTGTCCACTGAATATTGGATCACAAGGATCCACTGACTATTGA